From a region of the Prevotella melaninogenica genome:
- the greA gene encoding transcription elongation factor GreA encodes MAYMSQEGYDKLVADLQYLESVERPKASAAIAEAADKGDLSENSEYDAAKEAQRHLEARIAELKMTVAQAKIVDVSRLSTDAVQIMSTVEMTNVKTNAKMKYTIVSETEANLKQNKISIKTPIAQGLLNKKVGDEVEITIPRGTITLRIDKISIDA; translated from the coding sequence ATGGCTTATATGTCACAGGAAGGTTACGACAAACTCGTAGCCGATTTGCAGTATTTAGAATCTGTTGAACGTCCCAAGGCATCTGCTGCTATTGCCGAAGCTGCCGATAAGGGTGACTTGAGTGAGAATTCTGAGTATGATGCTGCTAAGGAGGCACAGCGTCATCTGGAAGCACGTATTGCTGAATTGAAGATGACCGTGGCACAAGCAAAGATTGTTGATGTGTCACGTTTGAGCACTGATGCCGTACAGATTATGTCTACTGTTGAGATGACAAACGTAAAGACAAATGCTAAGATGAAGTATACGATTGTTAGTGAGACAGAGGCTAACCTGAAGCAGAATAAGATTTCAATCAAGACTCCTATTGCACAGGGCTTGTTGAATAAGAAAGTGGGCGATGAGGTTGAAATCACTATCCCTCGTGGTACTATCACTCTGCGCATTGACAAGATCTCAATTGATGCATAA
- a CDS encoding HIT family protein: MTIFSKISAGEIPSYKCAENEQFYAFLDIDPVTKGHTLVIPRKEVDYIFDMEDEELAAFEVFAKKVARAIKTVFPCKKVAQVVLGLEVNHAHIHLLPMNSEADVDFKHHVQVEAEEQKEIAAKIFKAFQELD, from the coding sequence ATGACAATATTCAGTAAGATTTCAGCGGGTGAGATTCCAAGCTACAAGTGTGCAGAGAACGAACAGTTCTATGCTTTTCTCGACATTGATCCTGTAACAAAGGGACACACACTTGTCATTCCTCGTAAGGAGGTTGACTACATCTTTGATATGGAAGATGAGGAACTTGCTGCCTTTGAGGTTTTTGCAAAGAAGGTTGCACGTGCAATAAAGACAGTCTTTCCATGTAAGAAGGTGGCTCAGGTCGTCTTAGGATTAGAGGTTAATCATGCACATATCCACCTCTTACCAATGAACAGTGAGGCTGATGTTGATTTCAAGCATCACGTACAGGTTGAGGCTGAGGAGCAGAAGGAGATTGCTGCAAAGATTTTCAAGGCTTTCCAGGAATTGGATTAA